From the genome of Dreissena polymorpha isolate Duluth1 unplaced genomic scaffold, UMN_Dpol_1.0 chrUn027, whole genome shotgun sequence, one region includes:
- the LOC127863695 gene encoding uncharacterized protein LOC127863695 isoform X1: MDHVVLEKTYFTVKVRQINIMMPTSTIGTVLYFCSIWILLLKTVDVKGMAVHKDENSDLKVEQDDSKQDINLGMFHHVKPTVYHFARHGLCNHVHGKIKFYRAFEQHFVNISDDMKIQFILDICERRDHMLDKWVKELFDINNDGYISHFEKQRIEYR; the protein is encoded by the exons ATGGATCACGTGGTTTTGGAG AAAACATATTTCACCGTCAAAGTGAGGCAAATCAACATAATGATGCCTACATCAACCATCGGAACTGTGCTGTATTTTTGTTCGATATGGATTCTGTTATTGAAAACAGTGGATGTGAAAGGAATGGCTGTACACAAGGACGAGAATAGTGATCTTAAAGTAGAGCAAGACGATTCAAAACAGGATATTAACTTGGGCATGTTTCATCATGTCAAACC GACCGTTTATCATTTTGCTCGTCATGGTCTCTGTAACCACGTACACGGAAAGATTAAATTCTACAGAGCTTTTGAGCAACACTTTGTCAACATTTCAG ATGATATGAAGATCCAGTTTATCTTAGACATCTGTGAGAGACGAGATCATATGCTCGACAAGTGGGTCAAAGAATTATTCGACATAAATA ATGATGGTTACATTTCCCACTTTGAAAAGCAACGAATTGAATATCGATAA
- the LOC127863695 gene encoding uncharacterized protein LOC127863695 isoform X2: MMPTSTIGTVLYFCSIWILLLKTVDVKGMAVHKDENSDLKVEQDDSKQDINLGMFHHVKPTVYHFARHGLCNHVHGKIKFYRAFEQHFVNISDDMKIQFILDICERRDHMLDKWVKELFDINNDGYISHFEKQRIEYR; the protein is encoded by the exons ATGATGCCTACATCAACCATCGGAACTGTGCTGTATTTTTGTTCGATATGGATTCTGTTATTGAAAACAGTGGATGTGAAAGGAATGGCTGTACACAAGGACGAGAATAGTGATCTTAAAGTAGAGCAAGACGATTCAAAACAGGATATTAACTTGGGCATGTTTCATCATGTCAAACC GACCGTTTATCATTTTGCTCGTCATGGTCTCTGTAACCACGTACACGGAAAGATTAAATTCTACAGAGCTTTTGAGCAACACTTTGTCAACATTTCAG ATGATATGAAGATCCAGTTTATCTTAGACATCTGTGAGAGACGAGATCATATGCTCGACAAGTGGGTCAAAGAATTATTCGACATAAATA ATGATGGTTACATTTCCCACTTTGAAAAGCAACGAATTGAATATCGATAA